The genomic stretch TTGATTTTTCGACAACAAATTCAGTTAACACTTTGCAAAAACCGAAATTCTTAATAACTGATGTCATCAAATCAAATCAACTGAGTGCGCAGGCCTACTAATTCTCCTTCCAGCCCAAGCAGAGCCTATAGCTCGACACGCTGGTACAGCAAAGCCGATGGTGCTCTTTTCTCGCTGGTGCAGCGGTGTAATGACCGTGATTATTGCGTCCAAGCTTTGGCAAATGGGTGCCTGATATTTCTCTCGAGGGTGGAGGAGGGTGACCCACCCGTCGGTAGCTCCGGCATGAAGACCAATCAGGCAACCGTGCACATGTGTACGCAGCAGCCCAGTCAGCGAGACGGAACCAGGACCGAGACCGAGACAACGCCTCGTCGTCTGCCTGTGCTTGTGTGTCCACCTCAGCAGTCACCACGCCCACGCGTGCCAACCCAATCTCCAAGGCCTGGCTTTTTGTCCCGGCTGGCTCCAGGCTCCAAAGCCTCCAACCTCCTCCCTCCCGCGCCGCCCCGATAGCACCtcatcacaaacaaacaaacagagCAGCGCAAGCGCAACACAAGAACAACAACCCGTAGCAAAACGCGGCGACCTCGTCTGTCGTCTCCCctgcccctccccctcccccttttTCCCCGTAGCAGAGGCACCAGAAAGAAAGACGAAACGCGCCGAGCCGCGCCGCACCGCGTTGCCCTGCCCtgcccagcgccgccgcgtccgcgtgGAAGTGGAAGTGGAAGGGGTTATAATTGAGGCGCGGGGGAGAGCAAGGCCGGCGCCGCGCTGCTATTTAGCCAGGAAGCGGGGCGATCGAATTCGAATCGCGCCGACCAAACCAATCCGATCGATCGATCAGCCGGTACCCGGTAGTTCGATCAACGAGAGCGAGCGCGTTCCTTCCACGTCTCCGTTCCGTTGCGGGCCGGgaggaaggagagagagagagagagggagaaagAGAGATGGCGTCGGGGTACCGCGCGGAGGAGGAGTACGACTACCTGTTCAAGGTGGTGCTGATCGGGGACAGCGGCGTGGGCAAGTCGAACCTGCTGTCGCGGTTCGCCAGGGACGAGTTCAGCCTCGAGACCAGGTCCACCATCGGCGTCGAGTTCGCCACCAAGACCGTCCAGGTCGACGACAAGCTCGTCAAGGCGCAGATCTGGGACACCGCCGGGCAGGAGAGGTACTGCGCCCTTCTTTTCCCCTTCTTTCTTTGCTGTTCGTTCGTTATGCAGATTGCAGATGCACTTCTTAGGATTTGTGCACCATTTTTCAGGAAAGCTTCCTGTTTAGTAGTAACTTGTATGCAGTGGCGGAGGTGGGGAACTTTCACGACTAGGGCCAATACTATAAACCACCAACATCGGATCACATAAAAGTAATACTAATACGTAGATTTAGCTGGAAAAAACAAAGGGAATACTCTAGTGTTTTTTCCCACGCCTAGGGCCATGGCCATGTTGGCCCTAGGTTTATATCCGCCACTGCTTGTATGGATTATTAGTAAGTAAATGGTTGTTAATATGGAAACTTAAGCGTAACTGACGGAATGAACATGCACTTGTGCTTCTGACTcacatttcaaaaaaaaaaaaaaaaaccaaaccaCTGGCCTGTTGATGATTGCTTCATGCTTTATTGTAGCTGAAAACGGCCGGGATTGATTTCCGTGTTACTCCAGCTGGGCGTTCATGCCAAAATGAACCGAACAATATAAGTTTGTCCACGATCATCACAAGCTTTTCAGTTTTTTGCTTGCGTATCGCATTTTCAACTCCAGCAAACTTTACGTGCATTATCGTTTTATTAAAAAGAACAACTTTACTTGCATTTCGCTAGCGTGCCATTCAATTTGCTTGCGATCGCAGCTGATTGCGTGTGCCCTTGCTGCCTGTCCCTCCAGGTACCGCGCCATCACGAGCGCATACTACCGCGGCGCGGTGGGCGCGCTGGTGGTGTACGACGTGACCCGCCGCATCACCTTCGACAACGCCGAGCGCTGGCTGCGGGAGCTGCGGGACCACACGGACGCCAACATCGTGGTCATGCTGGTGGGCAACAAGGCCGACCTGCGCCACCTCCGCGCCGTGACGCCCGAGGACGCCGCGGCCTTCGCGGAGCGGCACGGCACCTTCTCCATGGAGACGTCGGCGCTGGACGCCACCAACGTCGACCGCGCCTTCGCCGAGGTGCTCCGCCAGATCTACCACGTCGTCAGCCGGAACGCGCTCGACATCGGGGAGGACCCCGCCGCGCCGCCCAGGGGAAAGACCATCGACGTCGGCGCCGCCAAGGACGAGGTCTCCCCCGTGAATACGGGCGGCTGCTGCTCGGCTTAGCTTTTTTTTATTTCGTTTCGTttcgtttcttttttttttcccccgTTGGGATAGCCCTGGTCAAACATACATACAGTACGCTTTGCTGATTAAGAAAGACAAAACGTGATGACAATCTTCTTTCTTGACACTGTCAAGCGGTTGGGGGTGGTTGGCGCTCGACATTGACAACGTGGTTTGGAGAGGGCACCATGATGTTTTGCAGACCTGCAATCGCTGTCCTCGATTGTATTTCTCGGGCTATTCGATTGATACACTAGTAGTACATGTACATTTACAAAGTGGCCGGCTATGACCTTTGTACTGTCATACATATAGGGAAAGCGATTGAAACTGATTTGGATGAAATATTGGCATGTTTTGGCAGCTTCGAGCAAGAGTGAACAATATACCCGCACGCACTAAAACTGTAGAGAAACATTATCACTGGCGAGActgataagtgataaaagagcCATTTTGGTGCTGTCAACTTCTAAAAAAATGTACAGGAGGGATCCATGTTCTATTAGTTTCAGCAAAGTTAATAGATACAAGGCTGCCTAGAGATGCCATTACGGAAGCTTTGTCTCCCTGGTTCGCCATATCATACACATTGGAGGGGCGAACTGAGCGGATTTAAAATATTCTACATTTGAAGAAAAATAATAAATGTTATGGCTGTACAGTTTTAGGAAGCTGGGTACTCCCGGTCACAACAAAGTTAACAAATACAGGTAGCACCATTGTCTACCACATCTTATGTACAAAATTGAGCTGAACGTTTGTCGAAGCAAATAAGTAACAGGCTTATTTCATTCCTGCTCATTTTCCTTGTCTTCTGTTGGCAGACAATGCTGTTGTCTTGCAGATGGGGCACAAGTTCTTCACCATCAGCCACTGCTTCACGCACTCTGCGTGGTACCTGTGACCACAGTCAAGGGTGCCAACGCAGTCTCTAGCCTGGTACTCCTCCTGCGAGATGAACCGAGCAAAACTTCCTTAGAACAATGAACTGGCAGAGTGACAAAGTGCTTCTGCGACAGTCAAAAAACAAAGTGTTTCTGATTTAATTCATCCCTGATGATGCACTTCATGAATCTTTCCATTTCTTCAGGTAATGCCTTATTCACACTATATCTACTTATTACTACTGTAAAAGCCGCTGGAAGCATGTacaaaccatctcttgaagatgGGTTGTATACATAATTGATTATATAATAGTATTAAATAAGCAATAAATCACTAATTTATTTCTCAACAAACGTAAACAAAATAATACTTCTTTATTTAGTGCCCCTACGGTGGTGTTGTGTTAGATATTTCATGTTTTCATCTGCAGCGTCAACAGATGCATATTATTCAAGCTACCAGTGAACACGAGCGCATGGAAGAGAAATGATTGCAAGGCTATACGAGCGCAGCAGCTGCAATGTTCATGTCAAACCTGGGGCAGATAGCTGGATGATGATTCATTGTTTGGAACAGCTGAAATTTAGTTGTCAATAAACTAAGTATACGGTGAAGGAGTAGGACCTGGCATATTATGCAAGCATCATTCTCTAGAGAAGATTTAGATGGCTGATCAGGCATGCTTGATGTTCCTGGAACATATAGGCTAGTCCTCAATTTATCTACAATGTGACTTTTTGTCAGGCCAGTATTGACATCTCCAATCTGCTCTTCTAATGCTAAAAGCTCCTGTAGTGAAACAACAAAGAAGCATGTCAGACAATAGCTAATATGTGATGTGAATTTACAGAGCAGTGGCATCCAAATACCTCATACGTCATGCTGTCTATGTCTAGACGCATATCTCTATGCTCATCTACAGTATTTGACACTTCATACAATCTCGAAAAATCCATTATTGTGGCATGCTGCTGGGACAAACAAAATAGCAATATTTACATGTGCTGTTAACATATATCcttaataacaaaaataaagcaGCTGCGAAAAATTCTGCCAAGAGTACATCTGTTTACTCTAGTACTCTACATTCATGTAGCCAAAACATAATTTCAGCAACTTATTATTCCCTTCGCTCCAAATTATAGTTTCCATTGGTTTAGTACAAGTCAAACTTACGAATCTTGACCAAGTTCTATAAAAAACATATTCACATCTACAAATTCAAACTGTGTACTATCAAGACACATTTCATGAAGAATTTAATGActctaattcaatgttgtatatgctggtgcatttttttataaacttggtcaaaattATAGTAGAAGTTTCACTTAGGACAAAGCTAGAGGGAGTATGTAGTACTAATGACAGAAACAAGTTACATGCTGTCATAAATCAGAAAGGGCATGTCATATGATATGCACAGTTACTATGCAACAGGACAAAATCTTAATGGCTGTGTTTGCTTCTacttgcagcagcagctgctgatGCTGCAACAGTGGCTAGCAGTTGAGAaattgcagcagcagctgcaacAGCAAGCTGATCCAAGCATTCCCAAAATGTTTTTGTTCCCAACTACAAAGGCAGGTAGCCAGAAAGCTAACTGACAGAACATATTGAAGTGTAATGTTACCTCGGGTGGTAGAATCCTTATGTTGCGGTGGTTAACTGGATTTGCCAGGAATGGATGCTGTGGAGGTCCAAAAGTACGTTCAGGACTGGAGAAGAGAACTGGAATTCGCGGACCTAAGTGGAGACGGTTTCCAGGGTAATTAACACCACCATGCAAGACACCGTTATTGTGGCATTGTTGGTAAGGAACTTGCATTTGAGTAGGATCAAGCAGATTATGAGCTTGCATGCCATGCATCGCATGCTGGTGGAAATAAGGTACTGGTCCCCGAGAAACAGTTGAAGGGCCATTCTGATATTCCTGAAAGCCTCCATTTGCAATTTCTGTGGCTCCTGAATGGGCAAATCTGCCTGTTAAAAGCAAAACGTTTGAATCATATCACCCCAATAAAGAACTCAGAAGACCACTTACTCgagtttctttttttaaaaaaaaataaacaaagcTAATCAACTATGAGTTGACTTATCAGGTACACTTGGCAACGATTTTATATGTCAATATTGATTGTTCAATTAGATAGCAGAAAATAGATTTTAAAGATGTCCCATGAAAAAACTGGCATTTGTCCATGAACTCCTTACCTTGAATATTAGTAGTTGCATTAACATATTCCCACTGGGGAACTCCATCAGCAATACCATTAGTAGCATGGGGCATCCATGAATGGCCAATGTGATTGGATGGAAATGTATAGTTCCCACGCTGTACTGATTCTGGATGAACAGCCATTGAGTTGAATCCATTAGTTCCAGCTATGGAAGATCCTTCTAAGGACGGCCAACTGCTGTGTCCATGATATTCTGATGGGTTGAACGGTGCAACATTAGAAGAAACTGTTGATTCAAAAGAAGGGTCCCAAGGCCTAAGCATAGGATTCTGAGGTGCATGagaagatgagcttgagcttGCAAATCCATTAACAAAAGGATAGCTTCCAGCAACTGCAGCATTTTTCCTTTTAATATGGTCTCTAGCACTTTCACCAACACTGTCATTTCTGCTACTCTCATCCATACTTCCTGGAACTTGGTTTAGAGGCAATGTTTGATTCCCTGATCCAAAGCTCTGAGCATGAGAAACATGTCTGTTGATTGATGTTGATGACATGCAGGGATTGTACATATTTGATGCGAAGACAAAACCAGAATCAACACCTAAATTTGGGGGTGGGTTATGAACAGGCTGATGGTGATGATTTATGCTCACATCATAGTAACTTCGCACACCAGAGAGACCAACATTTGTTCCATTTCCTACAACTCTGACAGCATGTTGTGCACCTTGCTCAGGTATCTCACTACCATTGCCTCCTTGAGCTTGCCCTCTCTCTGACGTAAGATCAATGACTTGGGGAGTGCAAACCATATTTCTAAATGCCATAACGCCAATTATTATTTCCCTTAGCTTCAAGAAATAGCTAAGGCAGGCTAAGTCAAAAAACTATGCCTTATCATCACCTCTACCTGATACCACAAAAGAATAGGTAAGGTTAAATAAAATTAATAGGCTAAAATGTGACATGCAAAGCGACAAGGTTATGAAATTTTAGGAATTTGATTGGTAAAGGACATGAAAATTCTAAAACTCATATCTTAAAAAAAGTAATGTTATAAATAAGCTAAAGATGATTGATAGAAAAATAGACAGAATTTTTTCCACCATAGGCAATCCCGAATTCAATTACAAAAACACACGACAAAATTACAAAGTAACACCTGTTTCAAAAAAAGTCGACACAGATATAGATAGAGAAGTATAGAAGTTGCCAGACAGAACATTCACTGGTAAAGACGGCCATCTCTAGGTGACATGACATGGATCAGTGTCCCTCAAATACTACAGTTACCACATAAAAACATGCAGCTTCCCTAAGCCCGGCAAAACATTAACCTGGTTCTCAATGTAGAggttttattttatatatcataAGCAAGCAAGGCAAAATTCACTCTCTTCTAACGCGACCCAATCACAAGGAACAATGCTAACTACACCTTACTCAAGTAACCTAACACTACATAGTGCATATGCATACACATTCAACCAATGATAGTAGTTGAAGATTGCCTCAGGACTTAAGCAGCAATGCATCACTCATATAGAATCGTGTAATCCAATCAGTCTTGAACCAATACGATTTCTTGCCCCGAAAAAATATCACTCATAGACATATCCATCATTTTTGCATACCAATCAGAAAAGAGTGAGATGCTAAAGATCGAAGAGACTGTAGCAGTCACTCTTGCTGCTCACCCCAAGCACATGATTCAAAGATACAATAGTCACAGGTAGTGTGTTACAGTGAGTGGATCAGTGAAAATGGTCTGACATCAATGAAGAGAACTGATAACAACTGCTATTACATACCCCAACATGAGGAAAGTGTATCATCAAAGGACTACTGCTAGAAGGGAGGATATGCATAGGCAATGAGAAGTAACACAagtaaatgcaaccaacaaggAGAATAGCTATTTTAGAaacctctcatcatcagctaaCTACTGATGTGATCCAGTTAGAACCAAAAGTTGACAACTGACCAGACTGATTTTGGGCAGTCTTAGGCTCATAGCAAGTTATATCAGAATATTGCAACTGATCCTGCTAAAACTAATTCTAGCATCAGAAAACAAAGATCCAAAATGGTACCATGGCGACAGGGCTGTCCTAGTTTTCTCAGCCATCAATGCTTTGCGGACTTACAGGAATAGTGGTAACTGACAGAATCATGCTGTATGTGATGATGTAAATTAATCTGCTCCACTTTTACCAAGCCACTAATAACTTCCAAAACAATCTTTTCAACCATATGCAATGTACCTGGATCCAATCCTCTTGAGGATCTAACTGGATCCATAACTAGAGATGCTTCCAGCTGCTTGTAATGCTAGTATGCTGCAGTagtcacaagaaatcaagttgTTTCTCATCATGAAAGCTTGGTTCTTCGGGATGGAGAGCCCATAGGGGCAGCATTAATAACTCAAAAAGGCATAAAGAGAAAAAGCAAACAGAACAAACAACTCTTCAAAAAAATGAGCTTCAACAAGACCTAGGAAAAACCCTGCTGGTTTTCAGTCCATTCTCACCTAAGAAACCTTTGCTTTCAAAGAGCAGAACATGCAAGGTAAATTGAAGGAATGGATGCCTGAGAGGAAGGGGAGGATACTAACATGGATATGTTACAGCCTATAGTGTATGCAAGTTGCGTAATAAGCACAAGGAAACCAGCACTATAATGCATACAGATAATTGTAACAAGTAATCATTTCCATTTTGAAATAGAACTAGCAACAGTCCAATCCGGCACCAATTAGTTCACTGCTAATTACTAACAGGATTGTGCATTTCACATGTGCTTTTGACCACTATTATCGGCTAACGGAACATTTGTGAGGAACAAGACAGACAAACATGCATATTGTGTCGCAAATATTCTGGTGTATTAAGCAGCATGGGTAACACAAATAGATACAAATGCCTACTCTTCTCTGCATTGAACAGAGAAAGCAACGAATCTTCTATCTTCTATACCTAAATTGGAGAGCCTCACTACCTGATTTTTCTAGCTTCTCATGAGGCCACGTCACCCACTGGTCACACAAGGGTGACCAACACATCCCCACCCATCTGCATCAACACTCAGTGGACATCTCTGTTCATAATCCCGGTGCACGAAAACTGCACAGCTGTTGCTGCCTGTCAGTATCCTTCATCTGCCCAGCTTCCCTGCCCATGGGTGCCATATCCCTTTATATCTGAACTGTCTTCCACAGAAAGGCATACTCATTTGTTTTGCCTCCTACGCTGCCACCCTCAAACCTGAAGGCTAGCCGCACTAAACATCCTCCATTACTGATGACTTCACTGCCTCCCAGCCAGTGATGTTGAGCTAGCAGTTCTGCATGGAGTTCGCTGTCTCACCGCTCCATAGAAGGTTATCTCGCACCCCCGTCAGCAGCAGACACACTCATTACCTTAATTAATCAGATTAGTAATTTAGATTCCTATACTTCTTGCTTTCAATTTTATGTACCATTTTCCTTCTCATTATGCCCTTTCCTATCATCAGGTGAATTAGGGAGATTTTCCTGACCCAATGATTCTTCACAAGAAATTGACCGCGTATTCTGAAATTACTCAGGTGTGTAAGTGTGTTTACCATGTAGTCCTGTGCTACTTTCTCCTTGCTACCAGATAAGCTCTAGCAAGTGATGCCGATGAAAGAAAATGACAAATCAAAATTTAATGTTTTAACTTTCATACACTACGTTTTCCTTGTGTCCTACTTTTCAGAAAGTATAACTTATGTTGCTTCATTAAATATATTCCACATTGGGGGTATTTATCTGTGTACAGAAGAGTGATACTCATTTTAATAGTCGCTGAAAAGGCTATTGGGAATTATAATTGCACCAACTTCATTGTTTTAGTGCTCGCAGCATGGATGCTCACAGTTTCCAAGTAGTTAAGATCTCACAAGCTGTTACAGCTGTCCTGCCTGTAGATACAACTATGTGTGACGTCAGTACGTCACAGTTTCCAAGTAGTTAAGATCTCACATGCACTTTCGGttttgtaactaaacaagaATGTAGTTTGACAACAATTTTTTAAAAAGGTGAACTAGTAAAATGATTTTATTTTGTCATTCTATTAAATTTCCCATCAATCCCGCCACAACTCGCTATGATGTCATGGTGGATCGTACATATCAATTCTCCTTCCATGAATCCCCCTCCCCCTGTACAGCACTACAAATTCCCACAGAAACACGCGAGGTATCATCTAGTTATAAAACGATGAAATCAGGTATTCAGGTGAGGTCCTATAAAACTTAGAAAGACATCTCGGATTATCAGTACCATTTATGCAGTTATGATTTGAACTTTTGATTGAAATTTGTGCTCTGTTGCCGCTAGCTGTTCCAAGCCAGTTTCAGAGGAACCAGCTTTATACCTGCTGCCATGTGCCCATGTCTACAAGCTAAAATCACCACTAGTGGAAGCAGATTTTGATGGTGATTTTTCTGTGGATGGAAAAAAGAATTATATGTATATGAAAGTGGCATGCTCATCAAGAAGAGAGAATCTTATCATTCCAATGCCCAAATCAACTTGCAGTCAATAGCAACCCAGCCAACTGTGCATGCAATAACAATAGGACACAAGAAATACAACAATGCTCATAATCAAGCATGGCAAGCCACTACATGCATGCAGTCATGCAAACACAATTACTTCCTAAAATGCACTGAAATTTTTCAACATATTTTAATAGCCCAAAATCAAAACCCCAATTCAAGGTATACCCTGAGAGGACCAAGTTAGAAACAACAAAATGCGGAGAGGCTAGGGGCAGGGGTACGAGGGCACGGAAAACAGTGTAGTTATTGCACCCAAAAAAAATGTACTAGAAAATCTCCATGACCAGCTAAACTGCATTGAAAGTGGCCAGACAAGAAATATTGTACACATTGACATCAGTGCAAGAACACAAAAAGTAACTCAGGGTATCACTATATCAGCATCATcctagaagaattaagaattgtcTCCCCAATCCACTAGCTGTAGCTTTTAGTCATGAAACAAAAAGTGCAGACTTCACTTGCCAAAAGGCATCTGATTTCCAAACTACCAACTAAACAGCTGAGGTACCCACCGCACAACTTCGCAACTGCAACATCCCAAACCACACCAAAATTTGCTGGAAAGTAGTTCCCGTTTTGTTTATCATTGGTATCTTAACCAAAGAAAGTTCACCTCCAACAAACTCACAATAAGCTCAGCATACCTGACTCGAACTAACACGAGGCCCACATTTGTCACTGAGTAAATTTCACAAAACAACCACATTCTTATCCATGCCACAAAACTATGACTTTTAGTGTCCATTTCAGAAACTACCACTACTTTGGGATCCCTTCTAAACAAACCCTGAACCTTTTTTGCCTCCTGCATTATCATGAGCTCGTCAGTGTCATATTTTTACCACCACTTTGGTTTACTCGGTTTTGCACTATGTGATGCTGATGAGTGGGCCAGGCAATCAGAATACTGTAAGAGGAAAATGTGGTAGGTTCGTGAGAAGGGGGCAAAGTAGTAGTGGTTCTACGAAACTGGCACCAGAAGTTCTGTGAAGATTTTAGGACATGAATGTGGTAGTTTGGTGTAACTTACTCTTTCCTATTCTCTGCAACAATCACATGCATGTGCGCACTAGCACAccaatacacaataaaatggtacATTTACACACTACCCGCACACCCCAAGCATAACAGATGCATCCCCTG from Sorghum bicolor cultivar BTx623 chromosome 3, Sorghum_bicolor_NCBIv3, whole genome shotgun sequence encodes the following:
- the LOC8061836 gene encoding uncharacterized protein LOC8061836 isoform X1, whose amino-acid sequence is MAFRNMVCTPQVIDLTSERGQAQGGNGSEIPEQGAQHAVRVVGNGTNVGLSGVRSYYDVSINHHHQPVHNPPPNLGVDSGFVFASNMYNPCMSSTSINRHVSHAQSFGSGNQTLPLNQVPGSMDESSRNDSVGESARDHIKRKNAAVAGSYPFVNGFASSSSSSHAPQNPMLRPWDPSFESTVSSNVAPFNPSEYHGHSSWPSLEGSSIAGTNGFNSMAVHPESVQRGNYTFPSNHIGHSWMPHATNGIADGVPQWEYVNATTNIQGRFAHSGATEIANGGFQEYQNGPSTVSRGPVPYFHQHAMHGMQAHNLLDPTQMQVPYQQCHNNGVLHGGVNYPGNRLHLGPRIPVLFSSPERTFGPPQHPFLANPVNHRNIRILPPEQHATIMDFSRLYEVSNTVDEHRDMRLDIDSMTYEELLALEEQIGDVNTGLTKSHIVDKLRTSLYVPGTSSMPDQPSKSSLENDACIICQEEYQARDCVGTLDCGHRYHAECVKQWLMVKNLCPICKTTALSANRRQGK
- the LOC8061836 gene encoding E3 ubiquitin-protein ligase arkadia-B isoform X2, yielding MAFRNMVCTPQVIDLTSERGQAQGGNGSEIPEQGAQHAVRVVGNGTNVGLSGVRSYYDVSINHHHQPVHNPPPNLGVDSGFVFASNMYNPCMSSTSINRHVSHAQSFGSGNQTLPLNQVPGSMDESSRNDSVGESARDHIKRKNAAVAGSYPFVNGFASSSSSSHAPQNPMLRPWDPSFESTVSSNVAPFNPSEYHGHSSWPSLEGSSIAGTNGFNSMAVHPESVQRGNYTFPSNHIGHSWMPHATNGIADGVPQWEYVNATTNIQGRFAHSGATEIANGGFQEYQNGPSTVSRGPVPYFHQHAMHGMQAHNLLDPTQMQVPYQQCHNNGVLHGGVNYPGNRLHLGPRIPVLFSSPERTFGPPQHPFLANPVNHRNIRILPPEHATIMDFSRLYEVSNTVDEHRDMRLDIDSMTYEELLALEEQIGDVNTGLTKSHIVDKLRTSLYVPGTSSMPDQPSKSSLENDACIICQEEYQARDCVGTLDCGHRYHAECVKQWLMVKNLCPICKTTALSANRRQGK
- the LOC8061836 gene encoding uncharacterized protein LOC8061836 isoform X3 translates to MAFRNMVCTPQVIDLTSERGQAQGGNGSEIPEQGAQHAVRVVGNGTNVGLSGVRSYYDVSINHHHQPVHNPPPNLGVDSGFVFASNMYNPCMSSTSINRHVSHAQSFGSGNQTLPLNQVPGSMDESSRNDSVGESARDHIKRKNAAVAGSYPFVNGFASSSSSSHAPQNPMLRPWDPSFESTVSSNVAPFNPSEYHGHSSWPSLEGSSIAGTNGFNSMAVHPESVQRGNYTFPSNHIGHSWMPHATNGIADGVPQWEYVNATTNIQGATEIANGGFQEYQNGPSTVSRGPVPYFHQHAMHGMQAHNLLDPTQMQVPYQQCHNNGVLHGGVNYPGNRLHLGPRIPVLFSSPERTFGPPQHPFLANPVNHRNIRILPPEQHATIMDFSRLYEVSNTVDEHRDMRLDIDSMTYEELLALEEQIGDVNTGLTKSHIVDKLRTSLYVPGTSSMPDQPSKSSLENDACIICQEEYQARDCVGTLDCGHRYHAECVKQWLMVKNLCPICKTTALSANRRQGK
- the LOC8080822 gene encoding ras-related protein RABA1f — encoded protein: MASGYRAEEEYDYLFKVVLIGDSGVGKSNLLSRFARDEFSLETRSTIGVEFATKTVQVDDKLVKAQIWDTAGQERYRAITSAYYRGAVGALVVYDVTRRITFDNAERWLRELRDHTDANIVVMLVGNKADLRHLRAVTPEDAAAFAERHGTFSMETSALDATNVDRAFAEVLRQIYHVVSRNALDIGEDPAAPPRGKTIDVGAAKDEVSPVNTGGCCSA